One genomic region from Salvia hispanica cultivar TCC Black 2014 chromosome 2, UniMelb_Shisp_WGS_1.0, whole genome shotgun sequence encodes:
- the LOC125203601 gene encoding peroxisomal membrane protein 11C-like has product MSLDVARAELALAIVYLNKAEARDKICRAIQYGSKFLSAGQPGTAQNVDKSTSLARKVFRLFKFINDLHGLISPPAPGTPLPLILLGKSKNALLSTFLFLDQIVWLGRTGVYKNKERTELIGRISLFCWLGSSVCTTLVETGEIGRLSASIKKLEKELKNTDKHKNEQYQSKVQKSNQRSLALVKTILDIGVAVGLLQLAPKKITPRVTGALGFVTSLISCYQLLPSPPKTKTS; this is encoded by the exons ATGTCGTTGGATGTTGCCAGAGCTGAGCTTGCACTTGCTATTGTGTATCTCAACAAAGCTGAAGCCAGGGATAAGATATGCAGGGCGATTCAATATGGCTCCAAGTTTTTGAGTGCCGGACAGCCCGGCACAGCACAGAACGTGGACAAATCAACCAGCTTGGCCCGCAAAGTCTTCCGTTTGTTCAAG TTTATCAATGATCTCCATGGCCTCATTAGCCCACCAGCTCCCGGAACTCCACTTCCTCTCATCTTGTTGGGAAAG TCCAAAAATGCTCTCCTGTCCACTTTCTTGTTTCTGGATCAAATTGTGTGGCTGGGTAGGACAGGTGTATACAAG AACAAAGAACGTACTGAACTGATCGGAAGGATATCTCTTTTCTGTTGGTTGGGGTCTTCTGTTTGCACCACTCTGGTTGAG ACTGGTGAAATTGGAAGGCTTTCTGCATCAATAAAGAAGTTAGAAAAGGAACTGAAAAACACCGACAAACATAAG AACGAGCAGTATCAGAGCAAggttcaaaaatcaaatcagaGATCTCTGGCCCTTGTTAAAACCATCCTTGATATTGGGGTGGCCGTTGGTTTGCTACAACTGGCTCCTAAGAAGATCACCCCTCGTGTCACCGGAGCCCTCGGATTTGTGACATCGCTCATATCCTGCTACCAG CTGCTCCCATCTCCGCCGAAGACAAAGACAAGCTAA
- the LOC125207083 gene encoding protein CELLULOSE SYNTHASE INTERACTIVE 3-like, which yields MVDGGGESSAADGLSTEEWLSCAQGLVPRALGKAREVKGFPGRWKMIISKLEQVPSRLSDLSSHPCFSRNALCKEQLQAVSKTLNDVIQFADLCVKEKYEGKLQMQSDLDALAGKLDLNLRDCGLLIKTGVLGEVSFSSAATSSCAEPEAAVHGNLKELLARLQIGHLEAKHKALDSLVEEMKEDEKNVLAVIGRSNIGALVHLLTATSPRIREKTVTVICSLAESGSCENWLVSEGVLPPLIRLVESGSSVGKEKATIALQRLSMSSETARSIVGHGGVRPLTDICHSGDSVSQSAAACTLKNISAVPEARQALAEEGIVKVMINLLDCGILLGSKEYAAECLQNLTSSNDDLKRSVISEGGLRSLLVYLDGPLPQESAVGALRNLVGLVSPEVLISLGLLPRLLHVLKSGSIGAQQAAAAAICRICTSAEMKRSVGEAGCIPLLVKMMESKANSAREVAAQAVASLMTLSHNCRLVKRDDKSVPNMVALLDPSPHNTAKKYAISCLTLLSSSKKCKKLMISYGAIGYLKKLSEMDLAGAKKLLERLERGKLKTLFSRK from the coding sequence ATGGTTGATGGTGGTGGTGAGAGCTCTGCTGCTGATGGTTTGTCGACTGAAGAATGGCTCTCTTGCGCTCAGGGACTAGTCCCGAGGGCGTTGGGGAAGGCAAGGGAGGTGAAGGGGTTCCCAGGTAGGTGGAAGATGATCATCTCGAAACTTGAGCAGGTGCCGTCACGGCTATCTGATTTATCCAGCCATCCTTGCTTCTCGAGGAATGCTCTATGCAAGGAGCAGCTGCAGGCTGTGTCTAAGACGTTGAATGATGTAATTCAGTTCGCAGATTTGTGTGTGAAGGAGAAATATGAGGGTAAGCTTCAGATGCAGAGTGATCTGGATGCGCTTGCTGGGAAACTGGACTTGAATCTGCGCGATTGTGGGCTGTTGATCAAGACAGGGGTGCTAGGTGAGGTGTCGTTCTCGTCTGCTGCAACAAGTAGTTGTGCTGAGCCGGAGGCTGCAGTTCATGGAAACTTGAAGGAGCTGCTTGCCCGCCTCCAGATTGGCCATTTGGAGGCGAAGCACAAAGCGCTTGACAGCCTCGTGGAGGAGATGAAGGAGGATGAGAAGAATGTGTTGGCTGTGATCGGAAGGAGCAATATTGGAGCATTGGTTCATTTGCTGACCGCCACTTCGCCTCGGATAAGGGAGAAGACGGTCACTGTTATCTGCTCGCTTGCGGAGTCAGGCAGCTGCGAGAACTGGCTCGTCTCAGAAGGTGTCCTCCCACCTCTGATAAGGCTCGTGGAGTCCGGGAGCAGTGTGGGGAAGGAGAAGGCGACCATCGCCCTGCAGAGGCTGTCAATGTCGTCTGAGACGGCTCGTTCAATTGTTGGGCATGGCGGGGTTAGGCCATTGACTGACATATGTCACAGTGGTGATTCTGTTTCACAATCTGCTGCAGCCTGCACGCTTAAGAACATATCCGCTGTGCCTGAGGCGAGGCAAGCACTCGCAGAGGAAGGGATTGTGAAGGTGATGATCAATCTTCTTGATTGTGGGATCCTTTTAGGATCAAAGGAGTATGCAGCTGAGTGCCTGCAGAATCTCACCTCGAGCAACGATGATTTGAAAAGATCGGTCATCTCAGAAGGCGGGTTGCGTAGCCTGCTTGTCTATCTAGACGGCCCGCTGCCTCAAGAATCCGCAGTTGGTGCACTTAGAAACTTGGTTGGTTTAGTGTCACCGGAGGTGTTGATCTCGTTAGGGCTTCTCCCCCGACTGCTCCACGTGCTCAAGTCCGGATCCATCGGGGCTCAGCAGGCGGCAGCAGCAGCAATCTGTCGAATCTGCACCTCAGCAGAGATGAAAAGATCGGTGGGTGAGGCCGGGTGCATCCCGTTGCTCGTGAAAATGATGGAGTCCAAGGCCAACAGCGCGAGGGAGGTTGCAGCGCAGGCGGTTGCTAGCTTGATGACTCTATCCCACAATTGCCGTCTGGTTAAGAGAGACGACAAGAGCGTGCCAAACATGGTGGCATTGCTCGATCCCAGCCCTCACAATACAGCCAAGAAATACGCGATCTCATGCCTTACCCTACTCTCCTCGAGTAAAAAGTGCAAGAAACTGATGATCTCGTATGGAGCTATCGGATACCTCAAGAAGCTTTCGGAGATGGATTTGGCAGGCGCGAAGAAGCTTCTAGAACGTCTAGAGCGAGGTAAACTCAAAACTCTGTTCAGCAGGAAGTAA
- the LOC125206277 gene encoding uncharacterized protein LOC125206277 has product MFNEYLRLGETSCSTALRQFCNCIQTIFGPEYLRKPNADECQRLIDMHGRVHNFPGMMGSIDCMHFGSGGSCPVAWKGQFTSGFKGRHPTMILEAVADYRLRIWHAYFGVAGSNNDINVLDSSHLFNNECRGEGPTVRFMANGTRYTTGHTT; this is encoded by the coding sequence ATGTTCAACGAATACCTACGGTTGGGTGAAACAAGCTGCTCGACGGCGCTGAGGCAGTTTTGTAATTGTATCCAAACCATCTTCGGTCCGGAGTATCTACGGAAGCCAAATGCCGATGAGTGCCAGAGATTGATAGATATGCACGGGCGAGTGCATAATTTTCCGGGGATGATGGGCAGCATCGATTGCATGCACTTTGGGAGTGGAGGAAGCTGCCCGGTTGCTTGGAAGGGGCAGTTCACATCTGGATTCAAAGGAAGACACCCAACAATGATACTGGAAGCTGTTGCTGACTACCGACTGCGAATCTGGCATGCCTATTTTGGTGTTGcggggtcgaacaacgacatcaacgtacTAGATTCGTCCCATCTCTTCAATAATGAGTGCCGGGGTGAGGGTCCGACGGTCAGATTCATGGCCAACGGGACGCGGTATACAACAGGGCATACTACTTAG